In a single window of the Drosophila albomicans strain 15112-1751.03 chromosome 3, ASM965048v2, whole genome shotgun sequence genome:
- the LOC117569849 gene encoding sodium channel protein 60E isoform X1 codes for MSDDQTVAAQNDDKVAKQQVVAYTQKSQVKHENRHIQLVREYGFHPRTKASVEDGDVLPRKFEPFPEHMYGKPLEEIDTFIYEETFCVVSKRFRKNYIHRFTGTKSLFLFHPWSPWRRVCVYIATNQFFDYCVMATILFNCIFLAMTETVEEAEYIFLAIYSIEMVIKIIAKGFLLNKYTYLRNPWNWLDFVVITSGYATIGMEVGNLAGLRTFRVLRALKTVSIMPGLKTIINALLHSFRQLAEVMTLTIFCLMVFALFALQVYMGELRNKCVRTVPADWTNISHLDWQIWVNDTDNWLYDEEEMPMLCGNLTGARHCPLGFMCICVGENPNHGYTNFDNFMWSMLTTFQLITLDYWENVYNMVLATCGPMSVSFFTVVVFFGSFYLINLMLAVVALSYEEEAEITNEERKKDLLDHRDDSTFSFDPSVLSVKKLNKNNKKKIDSRKGVLLASYSKKKTRRKKTKGGKDTASNNGSNGNDQERNKSHSATPSPGPSPRHSTSDRPSALTLQAQKQYQQMEQQQQQHQQQQQQQQQQQLQLQQQQQQQQLVKSEQVAATSQQKTRISFREGNVKNPNMLYPSDYKGQLITSSRQTSSNSSGGVNRESSQDDSGVVDDHEEQDTATELGHVSTVELALSPREVRLIKCNGNIARIKNHNVYALHQEFSSEVVVIDDLPDRNCDRCVHCCTDYESWLQFQNCLYKVVRDPLFELAITLCIVLNTAFLAMEHHGMSESFRNALDVGNKVFTSIFTFECIVKLMALSKEFFLCGWNIFDLLIVTASLLDIIFELVDGLSVLRGLRLLRVLKLAQSWTTMKVLLSIIISTIGALGNLTLILVIVIYIFAVIGMQLFSKDYTPEKFDPDPVPRWNFNDFFHSFMMIFRILCGEWIEPLWDCMRAEEEQGASTCFAIFLPTLVMGNFMVLNLFLALLLNSFNSEELKSKKEIFKKKEVGEESKLARSIERVRDLIRKKRQERKDRKERKFAEKFQQIVLEAQQAHATSQVAAREIDKPGLLAETKFHRLSYQESMNRPVSGSDFGFQIPLSDGLHTIVDGLEYDEPAQPTADGQQQMQEQPALDSLPPTYESAMLSASINGHVSAQGNGSTSGCDQNLTPVALAERSRLQHQISSGVGTQQNDSRDEATYTESIELRLLGQYNSTDTDPYAYAPDQRSGSFARGDSLQDADEAYLKYQKSLLTRSPSYRKSLDRLSQSSGQSQRSLLPSRSLRSEESAMRRHSSGHSLNSISLEQDELLSQANLREELLNCDQKELFQFLQDDEELLGKKKLTTNSIKSNLSYISNSIMQTLDSRHSGSHSSHANGQPESEPLMEHSEFDNIIQSFEKELEEIKRSTSSLERKISTLSEPSPAADEATKAIMDHIAIITGASERTAADEVVHPLNPYDSYDLSSVPRRSQSVSAAAQRQSVKLKRRSLEKQRKIDEDFSISNEIRKICDQIHAPFAAMEALAVAATSGSSSNSNNVTSGQSPFARRKNDPFSVQFDRFKRLSLIERVEELPEEDKPISTLRIESEKMPRKFLNSDKLRMDSLSLKSTNSYENLLIQKQMCRDGGMGHAMGVPATPPTSLKSSIEPPTLAQISSLKATPPLAALTEHQQHYHATSIQATSIATTTTIPTTAMHPTAVGATSSKRRAEHPQSTLDKAASFQSARTESHSSGAADSSSGLGLGLALASNRSMSNGHQEQRRRAGEKTETTEQTTTTTTKASSAFSRLTEKPWHCLVSYVDDLTVGGRRNSQGAYNDPMTFPSFGQAKPPKVPDDCFPQKCYDHFYFRCPWFMSCMDTPSAKHWTRVRTAVLTVVDTPAFEWFVLVLIFASSITLCFEDIYLDSNKTLKRVLYWTNFSFCLIFVVEMVLKWLALGFSKYFTSFWTILDFIIVFVSVFSLLIEENENLKVLRSLRTLRALRPLRAISRWQGMRIVVNALMYAIPSIFNVLLVCLVFWLIFSIMGVQFFGGKFFKCVNELGELLPITEVNDKWDCIEQNYTWINSKITFDHVGMGYLALLQVATFEGWMEVMADAVDARGVDLQPQREANLYAYIYFVIFIVCGSFFTLNLFIGVIIDNFNMLKKKYEGGVLEMFLTESQKHYYTAMKKLGRKKPQKVIKRPINHFLAMFYDLSNSRRFEIAIFVLIFLNMLTMGIEHYDQPHAVFFILEVSNAFFTTVFGLEAIVKIVGLRYHYFTVPWNVFDFLLVLASIFGILMEDIMIDLPISPTLLRVVRVFRIGRILRLIKAAKGIRKLLFALVVSLPALFNIGALLGLITFIYAILGMSLFGHVKLQGALDDMVNFQTFGRSMQLLFRLMTSAGWNDVLESLMIQPPDCDPFFNRQTNGDCGHPLLAITYFTSFIIISYMIVINMYIAIILENFNQAHQEEEIGIVEDDLEMFYIRWSKYDPHATQFIHFSQLSDFIASLDPPLGISKPNNVALVSFNLPISKGNKIHCLDILHALVKHVLGHVEETDNFKQLQEQMDVKFKKQFPTRKELEIVSSTRIWKRQEKAAKTIQTAWKDYLRRKREKERSNSGDSATQTSSPGGWQSKLSALNFFHLQVSRRGTACSSRASSRKSSRASDASDLSELAGPWLNLPLMLVSGADDVVKDIKQQSDELGKRGSIFVEAPRASRRRSFYNFFLRHQDAVDDSLTSPSVHRKTAINTNNTTSTSTSSTSASASASASAGATINVDQQQAAVTPTRKRASSFIRKKPPLERGLSAQSALRVNKNAFVSDGPAPEVIVTKPSPEQQTHPLAHGHSLSLRPDNATLVHVLVHRESEEYKEEDDECSQSSHVSHSTSNSNGNGNGHEKPKPPQIRISTGSAESAMDSCLMPTVQIMVDSPKEPPRGDFSMDSGFANAPTTPVIDVDTPIDVNVQGDTSQVFYDYNPESNVVHTTDMAVTIEEGEQQTHAPVAEVSARIEDQQR; via the exons acaTTTTGCGTGGTCTCCAAAAGATTCCGCAAGAACTACATACATCGCTTTACCGGCACCAAAAGCCTTTTCCTCTTCCATCCATGGAGTCCATGGcgtcgtgtgtgtgtctacATTGCAACGAATCAATTCTTCGACTATTGCGTTATGGCGACCATTCTATTCAACTGTATTTTCCTAGCCATGACTGAGACTGTGGAGGAAGCTGA ATATATCTTCCTAGCCATTTACTCAATTGAAATGGTAATCAAAATCATTGCCAAAGGCTTTTTGCTCAACAAGTATACCTATTTGCGTAATCCATGGAATTGGCTGGACTTTGTGGTCATCACTAGTGGTTATGCGACCATTGGCATGGAGGTTGGCAATCTGGCCGGGTTGCGTACGTTTCGTGTTTTACGAGCCCTAAAAACAGTATCCATTATGCCTGGGCTCAAGACGATCATCAATGCATTGCTACATTCGTTTCGCCAATTGGCCGAGGTCATGACTCTGACCATCTTCTGCCTAATGGTCTTTGCCCTCTTCGCCCTGCAAGTCTACATGGGCGAGTTGCGGAACAAATGTGTGCGCACTGTGCCCGCGGATTGGACAAACATCTCGCACCTGGACTGGCAAAT ATGGGTCAACGATACGGACAACTGGCTGTACGATGAGGAAGAAATGCCCATGCTGTGTGGCAATCTGACTGGTGCTCGACACTGCCCCCTTGGCTTCATGTGCATCTGTGTGGGCGAGAATCCCAATCACGGCTACACGAACTTTGACAACTTCATGTGGTCCATGCTGACGACATTCCAATTGATTACACTCGACTACTGGGAGAACGTCTACAATATG GTGCTAGCAACATGTGGTCCAATGAGTGTCTCATTTTTTACTGTGGTTGTGTTTTTTGGCTCATTctacttaattaatttgatgttAGCTGTAGTCGCGTTGAGTTACGAGGAGGAGGCGGAAATCACAAATGAG GAGCGTAAGAAAGATCTGTTGGATCATCGAGATGATTCGACGTTCAGCTTTGATCCATCTGTGCTGAGCGTTAAGAAGTtaaataagaacaacaaaaagaagatcGATTCACGGAAGGGTGTGCTCCTCGCCTCCTACAGCAAAAAGAAGACACGACGAAAAAAGACCAAAGGTGGCAAGGACACTGCcagcaacaatggcagcaatggcaatgatCAGGAACGCAATAAATCTCATTCGGCGACGCCCAGTCCAGGACCAAGTCCACGTCACAGCACCAGCGATCGACCATCAGCGTTAACGCTGCAGGCGCAAAAGCAATACCAACAaatggagcaacaacaacaacagcatcagcagcagcaacaacagcagcaacaacagcaactacagttgcagcagcaacaacaacaacagcagctggtcAAGAGCGAACAGGTGGCGGCCACATCGCAGCAAAAGACACGCATCAGCTTCAGGGAGGGCAATGTCAAGAATCCCAATATGCTATATCCCTCCGACTACAAGGGACAGTTGATAACGAGCAGTCGCCAGACGAGCTCCAATTCCAGTGGCGGTGTTAATCGCGAATCCTCGCAGGATGATTCCGGTGTGGTGGACGATCATGAGGAGCAGGACACGGCCACTGAGCTGGGCCATGTGTCTACCGTGGAATTGGCACTGTCGCCGCGCGAAGTGCGTCTCATCAAATGCAATGGAAATATAGCGCGCATCAAGAATCACAATGTTTATGCGCTGCATCAGGAATTCTCCTCAGAGGTGGTGGTCATAG atgaTCTCCCCGATCGCAATTGCGATCGTTGTGTGCACTGTTGCACCGACTACGAGAGCTGGCTGCAGTTCCAAAATTGCCTCTACAAAGTGGTGCGAGATCCATTGTTTGAGCTCGCCATTACGCTGTGTATTGTGCTGAACACAGCGTTTCTGGCCATGGAGCATCATGGCATGAGCGAAAGCTTTCGCAATGCCCTCGATGTGGGAAACAAG GTTTTCACGTCCATTTTCACATTCGAATGCATTGTGAAACTGATGGCATTGTCTAAGGAGTTCTTTCTCTGCGGCTGGAATATTTTCGATCTGCTTATTGTCACAGCCAGTCTTCTCGATATCATCTTCGAACTGGTGGACGGCTTGAGCGTTTTGCGTGGTCTGCGTTTG TTGCGGGTGTTGAAGCTGGCACAGTCTTGGACGACGATGAAGGTGCTGTTGAGCATCATAATATCGACAATTGGTGCGCTCGGCAACCTCACGTTGATCCTCGTCATAGTCATTTACATATTCGCTGTGATTGGCATGCAATTGTTCTCCAAAGACTACACACCCGAGAAATTTGATCCAGATCCAGTGCCAAG ATGGAACTTTAATGACTTCTTTCATTCGTTCATGATGATCTTTCGCATTTTGTGCGGTGAATGGATCGAGCCTCTGTGGGATTGCATGCGTGCCGAAGAAGAG CAAGGAGCTTCAACGTGTTTTGCCATATTTCTGCCCACTTTGGTCATGGGAAACTTTATGGTTCTCAACTTGTTCTTGGCCTTGTTGCTCAACAGTTTCAATTCCGAGGAGCTCAAGTCAAAGAAAGAG ATTTTCAAGAAAAAG GAGGTGGGCGAAGAGTCGAAGCTGGCACGTAGCATTGAACGTGTCCGCGATCTTATTCGCAAGAAGCGGCAGGAGCGCAAGGATCGCAAGGAGCGCAAATTTGCCGAGAAGTTTCAGCAGATTGTGCTCGAGGCACAGCAGGCGCATGCCACCAGCCAAGTGGCAGCCAGGGAAATCGACAAGCCCGGTCTGCTGGCGGAAACCAAGTTCCATAGATTAAGTTATCAA GAATCTATGAACCGTCCAGTTTCTGGCTCGGATTTTGGCTTTCAAATTCCGCTCAGCGACGGGCTGCACACGATAGTCGATGGCCTGGAATACGATGAGCCTGCTCAGCCCACCGCTGATGGCCAACAGCAAATGCAAGAGCAGCCGGCTCTGGACAGTCTCCCGCCCACTTACGAGTCAGCCATGTTGTCCGCCTCGATCAATGGCCATGTCAGCGCTCAAGGTAATGGCAGCACCAGTGGCTGCGATCAGAATTTGACGCCAGTGGCGCTGGCAGAGCGTAGCCGGCTGCAGCATCAGATTTCCTCGGGCGTGGGCACCCAGCAGAATGATTCTAGGGATGAGGCCACCTATACGGAGTCCATTGAGCTGCGTCTGCTCGGCCAATATAACTCAACGGACACAGATCCGTATGCCTATGCGCCCGATCAACGGAGCGGATCCTTTGCACGCGGTGACTCGCTGCAGGATGCGGACGAGGCGTATCTTAAGTACCAAAAGTCACTGTTAACGCGTTCGCCCAGTTATCGCAAGTCCCTCGATCGGTTGTCGCAATCCAGCGGACAGTCACAACGCTCGCTGTTGCCCTCGCGCAGCCTAAGGTCCGAGGAGAGCGCCATGCGACGGCACTCGAGTGGACACTCTCTGAACTCCATATCGCTGGAGCAAGATGAGCTGCTGTCGCAGGCGAATCTGCGCGAGGAGCTGCTCAATTGTGATCAAAAGgaattgtttcagtttctgCAGGACGATGAGGAGCTGTTgggcaaaaagaaattaaccACGAACAGCATCAAATCGAATCTCAGCTACATTTCCAATTCGATAATGCAAACACTGGATTCGCGGCATAGTGGCAGCCACTCCAGTCACGCCAATGGACAGCCGGAGAGCGAACCGTTGATGGAGCACTCGGAATTTGACAATATCATACAGAGCTTTGAGAAGGAACTAGAGGAGATTAAACGCTCGACCAGTTCGCTAGAGCGCAAGATCTCAACGCTTTCGGAACCATCGCCAGCTGCCGATGAGGCAACGAAAGCGATAATGGATCACATAGCAATCATAACAGGCGCCTCGGAACGCACCGCGGCCGATGAAGTGGTGCATCCATTGAATCCCTACGATAGTTACGATCTGTCCAGCGTGCCGCGACGCTCGCAATCCGTTAGCGCTGCCGCCCAGCGGCAGTCCGTAAAGTTGAAGCGACGCAGCCTTGAGAAGCAGCGCAAGATCGACGAGGACTTTAGCATATCGAATGAAATACGCAAAATCTGTGATCAAATCCATGCACCATTCGCCGCCATGGAGGCGCTCGCTGTAGCCGCCaccagtggcagcagcagcaacagcaacaatgtgaCCAGTGGCCAATCGCCATTTGCACGTCGCAAAAACGATCCATTCAGCGTCCAATTCGATCGCTTTAAGCGTCTGTCGCTGATCGAGCGAGTGGAGGAGCTGCCCGAGGAGGATAAGCCCATATCGACGCTGCGCATCGAGTCGGAGAAGATGCCGCGAAAGTTTCTCAACAGTGACAAACTGCGCATGGATAGTCTGTCGCTAAAGAGCACCAATTCGTATGAGAATCTGCTCATCCAGAAGCAAATGTGTCGCGATGGCGGCATGGGGCATGCGATGGGCGTGCCGGCGACGCCGCCAACGTCCCTCAAATCGAGCATTGAGCCACCAACACTGGCGCAAATTTCATCGCTAAAGGCAACACCGCCGCTGGCTGCCCTCACGGAGCATCAGCAGCACTATCATGCCACAAGCATACAAGCCACAAGCATagcaaccacaaccacaataccaacaacagcaatgcaCCCAACGGCTGTAGGCGCGACCAGTAGTAAACGTCGCGCCGAGCATCCACAATCGACACTAGACAAAGCCGCATCCTTTCAATCGGCGCGCACCGAATCGCACAGTTCGGGCGCAGCGGATAGTAGCTCGGGATTGGGCCTCGGTCTGGCACTGGCCAGCAATCGGTCAATGTCCAATGGCCATCAAGAACAACGACGACGGGCTGGTGAGAAGACTGAAACGACTGAGCAGACCACCACGACCACCACAAAAGCGTCGTCGGCGTTCTCACGACTGACCGAAAAACCATGGCATTGTTTGGTTTCCTACGTAGACGATCTCACTGTCGGTGGGAGACGTAACTCGCAGGGCGCTTACAATGATCCCATGACTTTTCCGAGCTTTGGCCAGGCAAAGCCGCCAAAAGTGCCAGACGATTGCTTCCCCCAAAAGTGCTACGATCA CTTCTACTTTCGCTGTCCGTGGTTTATGTCCTGCATGGACACACCGAGTGCGAAGCACTGGACACGAGTAAGGACGGCAGTCTTGACGGTTGTCGATACTCCAGCCTTTGAGTGGTTTGTGCTAGTGCTGATCTTTGCGTCAAGTATTACGCTCTGCTTCGAAGACATCTATCTGGATAGCAATAAGACCCTTAAACGCGTGCTCTACTGGACCAACTTCTCCTTCTGCCTCATCTTTGTTGTCGAAATGGTGCTCAAATGGCTTGCGCTAGGCTTCTCCAAGTATTTTACCAGCTTCTGGACGATACTTGACTTTATCATAGTGTTT GTATCTGTTTTCTCGTTGCTTATCGAGGAGAATGAGAACCTTAAAGTGCTGCGTTCGTTGCGCACACTGCGAGCTTTACGTCCGCTGAGAGCCATCTCTAG GTGGCAAGGAATGCGGATTGTAGTAAATGCTCTCATGTATGCAATACCATCAATTTTCAATGTACTTTTggtttgtttagttttttggtTGATTTTCTCCATAATGGGTGTGCAATTCTTTGGTGgtaaatttttcaaatgcgTCAATGAGTTGGGCGAGTTGCTGCCAATTACT GAAGTGAACGATAAATGGGATTGCATAGAGCAGAATTACACGTGGATCAACTCAAAGATTACCTTTGATCATGTGGGCATGGGATACTTGGCGCTGCTTCAGGTCGCCACCTTTGAAGGCTGGATGGAGGTGATGGCTGATGCCGTGGATGCTCGGGGAGTGGATCTGCAGCCACAGAGAGAAGCCAATTTATAtgcgtatatttattttgttatatttattgtgtGCGGATCGTTCTTTACACTCAATCTATTCATTGGAGTTATCATTGATAATTTCAATATGCTCAAAAAGAAG TATGAAGGAGGAGTGTTGGAAATGTTTCTCACCGAATCTCAAAAACATTATTACACCGCTATGAAAAAATTGGGACGAAAGAAACCACAGAAAGTTATTAAGCGACctataaatcattttttagCTATGTTTTATGATTTATCCAATTCGAGAAG ATTCGAAATTGCGATCTTTGTACTGATTTTTCTCAATATGCTTACGATGGGCATCGAGCACTACGATCAGCCTCATGCCGTATTCTTTATCCTGGAAGTAAGCAATGCCTTTTTCACAACAGTCTTTGGTCTTG AGGCCATCGTAAAGATTGTGGGACTGCGTTATCATTACTTCACTGTACCGTGGAATGTGTTTGACTTTTTGCTGGTGTTGGCCTCCATCTTTGGCATACTCATGGAGGACATTATGATCGACTTGCCCATAAGTCCAACGCTCTTGCGTGTGGTGCGAGTCTTTCGCATTGGTCGCATCCTGCGTCTCATTAAGGCTGCCAAGGGCATACGGAAATTGTTGTTTGCCCTCGTTGTCTCGCTGCCAGCGTTGTTCAATATTGGCGCTTTGCTCGGACTGATCACGTTCATCTATGCGATACTGGGCATGTCGTTGTTTGGCCATGTCAAGCTGCAGGGCGCACTCGACGATATGGTTAACTTTCAGACCTTTGGTCGCAGCATGCAGCTGTTGTTTCGCCTAATGACATCGGCGGGCTGGAATGATGTATTGGAGTCACTAATGATACAGCCGCCGGACTGTGATCCGTTCTTCAATCGACAAACGAACGGCGACTGCGGTCATCCACTACTGGCTATCACCTATTTTACGAGCTTCATTATAATCAGTTATATGATTGTGATTAACATGTACATTGCCATCATCCTGGAAAACTTCAATCAGGCGCATCAGGAGGAAGAGATTGGCATTGTTGAAGATGACTTGGAAATGTTTTACATACGTTGGTCCAA ATATGATCCACATGCCACCCAATTTATACACTTCTCGCAACTGTCCGATTTTATTGCCTCACTCGATCCACCATTGGGCATCTCGAAGCCCAATAATGTCGCTTTAGTGTCATTTAATCTGCCCATCTCTAAGGGTAATAAAATACACTGTCTCGATATTTTGCACGCGCTAGTTAAGCACGTGCTAGGTCATGTCGAGGAGACCGATAACTTCAAACAGTTGCAGGAACAAATGGATGTCAAGTTCAAGAAACAGTTTCCAACGCGCAAAGAATTGGAAATTGTTTCGTCGACGCGGATCTGGAAGCGCCAGGAAAAGGCGGCTAAGACCATTCAAACCGCTTGGAAGGACTATTTGCG GCGTAAACGCGAAAAGGAACGGTCCAATTCAGGTGATAGCGCCACACAGACCTCCAGTCCCGGTGGCTGGCAATCGAAGCTCTCTGCGCTTAACTTTTTCCATCTGCAG GTAAGCCGTCGTGGCACTGCCTGCTCCAGTCGCGCCTCATCCCGCAAATCATCGCGTGCCTCGGATGCGTCAGATCTAAGCGAACTCGCTGGACCTTGGCTTAATCTGCCATTAATGCTGGTCTCTGGCGCTGATGATGTGGTCAAGGATATTAAGCAGCAAAGCGATGAGCTGGGCAAACG CGGTAGCATATTTGTGGAAGCGCCTAGAGCAAGTCGTCGCCGAagcttttataatttctttttgcgtCATCAGGATGCTGTCGATGACAGTTTAACCTCACCTTCAGTACATAGAAAAA CTGCAAtaaacaccaacaacaccaccTCAACCTCAACATCCTCCACATCCGCCTCAGCCTCTGCCTCAGCCTCTGCTGGCGCCACAATCAACGTTGACCAACAGCAGGCGGCAGTAACTCCAACGCGTAAGCGCGCCTCTAGTTTTATTCGCAAGAAACCGCCCCTAGAAAGAGGTTTGTCAGCACAAAGCGCTTTAAGAGTTAACAAGAACGCTTTTGTCT CGGATGGACCAGCACCGGAGGTGATTGTAACGAAGCCATCGCCGGAACAGCAAACGCATCCGCTGGCGCATGGACATTCGCTCAGTCTGCGACCCGACAATGCAACGTTAGTGCATGTGCTTGTGCATCGCGAGAGCGAGGAGTACAAGGAGGAGGACGACGAGTGTAGCCAGTCATCGCACGTCAGTCACAGCACATCgaacagcaatggcaatggcaatgggcaTGAGAAGCCGAAGCCACCGCAGATACGCATCAGTACCGGTTCCGCAGAAAGCGCCATGGATAGCTGTCTAATGCCCACGGTGCAGATCATGGTTGACAGTCCAAAGGAGCCGCCACGAGGTGACTTTAGCATGGACAGCGGTTTTGCCAATGCACCGACAACCCCTGTAATTGATGTCGATACGCCGATCGATGTCAATGTGCAGGGCGATACATCGCAAGTGTTCTACGATTACAATCCCGAGTCCAATGTTGTGCATACAACTGACATGGCTGTTACCATTGAGGAGGGAGAGCAACAAACACATGCACCCGTTGCCGAAGTCAGTGCACGCATTGAGGACCAGCAAAGATGA